Proteins from a single region of Haloterrigena alkaliphila:
- a CDS encoding oxidoreductase, giving the protein MGWTAEDVPDQHGRTVVVTGANSGIGLEASRELARNGATVIMACRSTERGEDAADEIREEVPDADLRVEACDLADLDSVRAFADRLADESIDVLLNNAGVMAIPRSETADGFETQFGVNHLGHFALTGLLLENLTTDEGDPARVVTVSSGVHERGEIDFGDLQGEESYDEWDAYAQSKLANVLFAYELERRFLTAELNAESTAVHPGYANTQLQFRGPEQRESRLRMAAMKLLNAVVAQSAEMGALPTLYAATSSEAEGGAYYGPGGLANMRGAPERQASSDRSYDEETARRLWSVSSELTDVTYDLPEPKADASAST; this is encoded by the coding sequence ATGGGCTGGACTGCCGAAGACGTCCCCGATCAGCACGGACGGACGGTCGTCGTCACGGGCGCCAACAGCGGCATCGGTCTCGAGGCGAGCCGCGAACTCGCGCGCAACGGCGCGACGGTGATCATGGCCTGCCGGAGCACCGAGCGCGGCGAGGACGCGGCCGACGAGATCCGAGAGGAGGTCCCCGACGCCGACCTCCGGGTCGAGGCGTGCGATCTGGCCGACCTCGACTCCGTTCGCGCGTTCGCCGACCGCCTCGCGGACGAGTCGATCGACGTCCTGCTCAACAACGCCGGCGTGATGGCGATCCCGCGCTCGGAGACCGCGGACGGGTTCGAGACCCAGTTCGGCGTCAACCACCTCGGCCACTTCGCGCTCACTGGACTGCTGCTCGAGAATCTCACGACCGACGAGGGCGACCCGGCGCGGGTCGTCACCGTCTCGAGCGGCGTCCACGAGCGCGGCGAGATCGACTTCGGCGACCTCCAGGGCGAGGAGTCCTACGACGAGTGGGACGCCTACGCCCAGTCGAAGCTGGCGAACGTGCTGTTCGCCTACGAACTCGAGCGGCGGTTCCTCACCGCCGAACTGAACGCCGAGAGCACGGCCGTCCATCCGGGTTACGCGAACACGCAGTTGCAGTTCCGCGGGCCCGAACAGCGGGAGAGTCGGCTTCGAATGGCGGCGATGAAGCTGCTGAACGCCGTGGTCGCCCAGTCGGCCGAGATGGGCGCGCTGCCGACGCTGTACGCCGCGACGTCGTCCGAGGCTGAGGGCGGCGCCTACTACGGTCCCGGCGGACTCGCGAACATGCGCGGCGCGCCCGAACGCCAGGCCTCCTCCGATCGCTCCTACGACGAGGAGACGGCGCGCCGACTGTGGTCGGTCTCGAGCGAGCTGACCGACGTAACGTACGATCTCCCGGAACCGAAGGCGGACGCGTCGGCGTCGACGTGA
- a CDS encoding ferredoxin, with the protein MSDDGIQRASDVGSSDAPPVEEKPYKIVFEANKCFGAGKCAEVSDNWEMSIVSGMAQPNEYFFGEEDLEHNVRAAEVCPAKKDDGCIHVVDRRTDEEIAPDPHGDGTLSVDW; encoded by the coding sequence ATGAGCGACGACGGTATCCAGCGTGCGAGCGACGTCGGGTCGTCCGACGCGCCCCCGGTCGAGGAGAAGCCCTACAAGATCGTCTTCGAGGCGAACAAGTGCTTCGGCGCGGGCAAGTGCGCCGAGGTCAGCGATAACTGGGAGATGTCCATCGTCTCGGGCATGGCCCAGCCCAACGAGTACTTCTTCGGCGAGGAGGACCTCGAGCACAACGTCCGCGCCGCGGAGGTTTGCCCGGCGAAGAAAGACGACGGCTGTATCCACGTCGTCGACCGCCGAACCGACGAGGAGATCGCCCCCGATCCCCACGGTGACGGCACGCTGAGCGTCGATTGGTAG